Genomic DNA from bacterium:
AACACGGCGTGGCCGCCCACCGGCTGCTGGATGGGAATGCCGTAGGACATCAGCTTTTCACCCAATAGCGTCACCTGGCGCACCCGGGACTCCAGGTAGTCGAACTCGGTGGCCTCGCGCAGGCCCACCGACAGCGCGCCCAGGTCCCGCCCGGCCATGCCGCCGTAGGTGATGTAGCCCTCGAACACGATGTTGAAGGTGCAGGATTTTTCGAACAGCTCCTTGTCCTTAAAGGCGATGAACCCGCCTATGTTGACGATCCCGTCCTTCTTGGCGCTCATGGTGCAGCCGTCTACCAGGTCGAACATCTCCCGCACTATCTGCTTGATGGTCTTGTCCGCATACCCCGGCTCGCGCATTTTGATGAAATAGGCGTTCTCGGCAAAACGGGCGGCATCGTAGAACAATCTGATCCCGTATTTTTTGCACATGGCGGACACGGCCTTGATGTTCTCCAGCGACACCGGCTGGCCGCCCGATGAGTTGCAGGTGACGGTGATCAGGCACAGCGGGATGTTTTCCCTGGGATATTTCTTGAAGACCGCCTCCAGCTTGTTCAGGTCCAGGTTGCCCTTGAAAGGATGCGGGGAGGTGGTGTCAAAGGCCTCGTCGATGGTGCAGTCCAGGGCCTCGGCCTTGCGGAACTCGATGTGCCCCTTGGTGGTGTCGAAGTGGCTGTTGCCCGGCACCACAAAACCCGGGGCCTCCATGCCCATCAAAGCGGAGAAAAGCACGTTCTCGGCCGCCCGGCCCTGGTGGGTGGGCAGGAAATAGGGCATCCCCAACAGTTCTTCGATGGTATGCTTGAGCTTGTAGTACGAGCTGGCCCCGGCGTAGGACTCGTCGCCCAGCATTATCTCGGCCCACTGGGCGCTGCTCATGGCCCCGGTGCCGGAGTCGGTCAGCAGGTCCACGAACACGTCATCGCTTTTCAGGTTGAACAGGTTGTACCCGGCGGAGGCTATCAGTTTCTCCCGCTCCTGGCGGGTGGTGCGGCGGATAGACTCCACCATCTTGGTCTTGTAAGGCTCGGCAAACGGCGGCTGCTGCAAGATGTCTCCTTTTTATATTATATCTGGGGACCTAACCCCTGCCCCTTCCCCGCGAGGGAAGGGGTTCTTGTCTTCCCCCTCCTCACGGGAGGGGGATCGAGGGGGCGGTCAATTTATGGATTCCGTCAACTCTGCGCCAGCCACTGTTTCCAAGTCTCCGGCACATAGCCCACCGTGGCCTTAGGTGATTGTCTGACAACGGGTGTTTTTAAGAGCAGCGGATTACTCTTGAGCTTGGCCTCGACATCGAAAGTAATGTATTTGAGATTTTGCTTTTGATATTCCTTGCCCTCCCTGTCCAGCATATTCTCCAACCCCACCGCCTTCTTGATGCTCTGAAACTCGCCCTCGCTCAAGCCCTTTTCAGCAAGATCAATGAATTGTATCGGCACCCGCCGTTCCTTGAAAAAACGCTGGGCAGCCTTGGTGTTCTGGCATTTGTTGGTTCCGAAGATCTGGATGATTGGCATAAATTATCCCTATCCCCTTACTCCCCTTCCCCCGGGGGAAGGGGACGGGGGTTGGGGTTATTTAACCACTTGCACCCCTCGAACAACTCCCTCCTGGTCTTGGGTCCGTGCTGGCCGGGGGTGATGATCAAAGTATCGGAAATACTGTTCTCCAGAAAAGCCTGGTGAATTTGTTTATTGTCGTTCAGGTTCCAGTCCCGCTCCCGGGAGACCAGATAGAAGCGTTTGTCCCTCAGCATCTCCCAGTTGGCATATTGCATGGCCCCGGCATGGGCGCAGATGGCCACCGCTCCTTTGAACTTTGAGGGATGCAAGAAAACCGCCATCATGGCCTGCACCGCCTGGCCGGAGAAGCCGTAGATGTACACTCGTGATTGGTCAATTTGGTATTTGGAAATTAGGCTTTGATAGGTAGCATATATATAGCGATCGTTGAGAGACGCATCCTGATGATTTTTTGTTCCGGCGCACGTTGCCAGGACCCAGCCCAGTTTATCGGCGATGGCCTTGTTGCTGTCTAGGTCGGCCTTGGTGGCGCCGGTGCAGGAGGTGATGATCAGGGCCGGGGCATTGGCTTTAAGGTTCTTAGGGGTATAGAAATGATCCTGCTGGGCGAAGGCAGATAAAGGTAAACAAAATACAGCTATAAGAAAATAGTTCTTCATCTTATAAATTGTTAACAATATTTTTGTCTTCATACATACTCTTTGACAAAGCAGGTTGATTCAATAGCCGTTGAACCAACCTGCATGTTTATCGCATAACTCCTATATTCAATCTTCTGAATTCCGTCTTCGGGCCCTAGGTCTTCTCCTCCTTGCGCTCCACTTCCTCTATGACGTAGCTCTCCACGATGTCGTCCTTCTTGATGTCGTTGAACCCGTCCAGGCCCAGGCCGCACTCGAAGCCGTTCTGCACCTCGCGCACGTCGTCCTTAAAGCGCTTGAGCGAGGCCAGTTTCCCGTTGAAGACCTCCACGTTGTCCCGCAGCAGGCGCACCTTGTTGTTCCGGGCAATGCTGCCGGAAAGCACGAAGCAGCCGGCGATGGTCCCCACCCCGGAGATCTTGTAGGTCTCGCGCACCTCCACCCGGCCCTGCACCGATTCTTTAAACACCGGCGCCAGCATCCCGGTCTGGGCCTTCTTGATGTCCTCCAGGGCGTCGTAGATGATGTTGTATATCCTGATGTCCACTCCCTCGCGCTCGGCCAGCTCCCGGGCCCGCTCCTCGGGCCGGACGTGGAAGCCGATGATGATGGCCCCCGAAGCCTCGGCCAGCAGCACGTCGGATTCAGTGATGGCGCCCACCCCCTTGTGGATGACCGCTATCTTCAGCTGGTCGGTGGACATCTTGAACACCGAGTCGGCGATGGCCTCCACAGAGCCGCCGGCGTCGCCCTTGACGATCAGCTTAAGTTCCTTGATCTCTCCGGCCAGCATCTGGTCGTACAATCCGTCCAGGGTCACCTTCTTGCCGGGCCGGAACTCCTGTTCCCGCTTCAGCTGCTGGCGCTTAAGGGCCAGTTCCTTGGCATCCGACTCGTTGTCCATCACCTGGAAGACATCGCCCACCATGGGCGCGCCGTTGAAACCCTGTATCACTGCGGCCGATGACGGCCCGGCCTTGGTCACCAGATTCCCCCGTTCGCCGTACATGGCCCTGATCTTTCCGTTGAAGTTGCCGGCCACAAAAGGCTGGCCCTTCTGCAAAGTCCCCTGCTGCACCAGCACCGTGGCCAGCAGGCCCTTGCCCTTGTCCAGCCGGGCCTCGATCACCACCCCCCGGGGCTGGTAG
This window encodes:
- a CDS encoding prolyl oligopeptidase family serine peptidase, encoding MKNYFLIAVFCLPLSAFAQQDHFYTPKNLKANAPALIITSCTGATKADLDSNKAIADKLGWVLATCAGTKNHQDASLNDRYIYATYQSLISKYQIDQSRVYIYGFSGQAVQAMMAVFLHPSKFKGAVAICAHAGAMQYANWEMLRDKRFYLVSRERDWNLNDNKQIHQAFLENSISDTLIITPGQHGPKTRRELFEGCKWLNNPNPRPLPPGEGE
- a CDS encoding ArsC/Spx/MgsR family protein, which gives rise to MPIIQIFGTNKCQNTKAAQRFFKERRVPIQFIDLAEKGLSEGEFQSIKKAVGLENMLDREGKEYQKQNLKYITFDVEAKLKSNPLLLKTPVVRQSPKATVGYVPETWKQWLAQS
- a CDS encoding tryptophanase produces the protein MQQPPFAEPYKTKMVESIRRTTRQEREKLIASAGYNLFNLKSDDVFVDLLTDSGTGAMSSAQWAEIMLGDESYAGASSYYKLKHTIEELLGMPYFLPTHQGRAAENVLFSALMGMEAPGFVVPGNSHFDTTKGHIEFRKAEALDCTIDEAFDTTSPHPFKGNLDLNKLEAVFKKYPRENIPLCLITVTCNSSGGQPVSLENIKAVSAMCKKYGIRLFYDAARFAENAYFIKMREPGYADKTIKQIVREMFDLVDGCTMSAKKDGIVNIGGFIAFKDKELFEKSCTFNIVFEGYITYGGMAGRDLGALSVGLREATEFDYLESRVRQVTLLGEKLMSYGIPIQQPVGGHAVFIDAKKFLSHVPKEQFIAQTLGVELYKEGGVRGVEIGTLLADRDPQTRENRYPALELLRLAIPRRVYSDNHMLYVAECLKNVYDRRNEIKKGYAIVHEAPIMRHFTVELKPA